A DNA window from Vanacampus margaritifer isolate UIUO_Vmar chromosome 19, RoL_Vmar_1.0, whole genome shotgun sequence contains the following coding sequences:
- the hmgn3 gene encoding high mobility group nucleosome-binding domain-containing protein 3 isoform X1, with protein MARHHVGKSVNIEDKSHEGPEGKDSSKVTKQEPTRKSERLSAKPALAKAEAKAKKVVVKKVADEKGAKARKGTTKGKKEDSPAQNGDAKTNEIFVCRPSVSVSSIRNSVPSTMSVRGQSETVRVKGN; from the exons ATGGCCCGGCATCATGTGGGGAAATCTGTCAACATAGAAGACAAG TCTCACGAGGGTCCCGAGGGCAAGGACAGCTCCAAGGTCACCAAACAAGAG CCCACCAGGAAGTCCGAGAGGTTGTCAGCG AAGCCTGCGCTGGCAAAGGCCGAGGCCAAAGCCAAGAAGGTCGTTGTCAAG AAGGTGGCTGACGAAAAGGGGGCCAAGGCACGGAAAGGCACCACCAAAGGGAAGAAGGAAGACAGCCCTGCCCAGAACGGTGACGCCAAGACTAACGAG ATCTTTGTCTGTCGTCCATCTGTTAGTGTGTCTTCCATCAGAAACTCAGTTCCCTCCACCATGTCAGTGCGAGGGCAGAGCGAGACAGTCAGAGTGAAGG GCAACTGA
- the hmgn3 gene encoding high mobility group nucleosome-binding domain-containing protein 3 isoform X5, translating into MARHHVGKSVNIEDKSHEGPEGKDSSKVTKQEPTRKSERLSAKPALAKAEAKAKKVVVKKVADEKGAKARKGTTKGKKEDSPAQNGDAKTNEATEEAEEATEEKA; encoded by the exons ATGGCCCGGCATCATGTGGGGAAATCTGTCAACATAGAAGACAAG TCTCACGAGGGTCCCGAGGGCAAGGACAGCTCCAAGGTCACCAAACAAGAG CCCACCAGGAAGTCCGAGAGGTTGTCAGCG AAGCCTGCGCTGGCAAAGGCCGAGGCCAAAGCCAAGAAGGTCGTTGTCAAG AAGGTGGCTGACGAAAAGGGGGCCAAGGCACGGAAAGGCACCACCAAAGGGAAGAAGGAAGACAGCCCTGCCCAGAACGGTGACGCCAAGACTAACGAG GCAACTGAGGAGGCTGAGGAAGCCACCGAGGAGAAGGCGTAA
- the hmgn3 gene encoding high mobility group nucleosome-binding domain-containing protein 3 isoform X3 encodes MARHHVGKSVNIEDKSHEGPEGKDSSKVTKQEKPALAKAEAKAKKVVVKKVADEKGAKARKGTTKGKKEDSPAQNGDAKTNEIFVCRPSVSVSSIRNSVPSTMSVRGQSETVRVKGN; translated from the exons ATGGCCCGGCATCATGTGGGGAAATCTGTCAACATAGAAGACAAG TCTCACGAGGGTCCCGAGGGCAAGGACAGCTCCAAGGTCACCAAACAAGAG AAGCCTGCGCTGGCAAAGGCCGAGGCCAAAGCCAAGAAGGTCGTTGTCAAG AAGGTGGCTGACGAAAAGGGGGCCAAGGCACGGAAAGGCACCACCAAAGGGAAGAAGGAAGACAGCCCTGCCCAGAACGGTGACGCCAAGACTAACGAG ATCTTTGTCTGTCGTCCATCTGTTAGTGTGTCTTCCATCAGAAACTCAGTTCCCTCCACCATGTCAGTGCGAGGGCAGAGCGAGACAGTCAGAGTGAAGG GCAACTGA
- the hmgn3 gene encoding high mobility group nucleosome-binding domain-containing protein 3 isoform X4: MPKRKSHEGPEGKDSSKVTKQEKPALAKAEAKAKKVVVKKVADEKGAKARKGTTKGKKEDSPAQNGDAKTNEIFVCRPSVSVSSIRNSVPSTMSVRGQSETVRVKGN, from the exons ATGCCGAAGAGGAAG TCTCACGAGGGTCCCGAGGGCAAGGACAGCTCCAAGGTCACCAAACAAGAG AAGCCTGCGCTGGCAAAGGCCGAGGCCAAAGCCAAGAAGGTCGTTGTCAAG AAGGTGGCTGACGAAAAGGGGGCCAAGGCACGGAAAGGCACCACCAAAGGGAAGAAGGAAGACAGCCCTGCCCAGAACGGTGACGCCAAGACTAACGAG ATCTTTGTCTGTCGTCCATCTGTTAGTGTGTCTTCCATCAGAAACTCAGTTCCCTCCACCATGTCAGTGCGAGGGCAGAGCGAGACAGTCAGAGTGAAGG GCAACTGA
- the hmgn3 gene encoding high mobility group nucleosome-binding domain-containing protein 3 isoform X2, translated as MPKRKSHEGPEGKDSSKVTKQEPTRKSERLSAKPALAKAEAKAKKVVVKKVADEKGAKARKGTTKGKKEDSPAQNGDAKTNEIFVCRPSVSVSSIRNSVPSTMSVRGQSETVRVKGN; from the exons ATGCCGAAGAGGAAG TCTCACGAGGGTCCCGAGGGCAAGGACAGCTCCAAGGTCACCAAACAAGAG CCCACCAGGAAGTCCGAGAGGTTGTCAGCG AAGCCTGCGCTGGCAAAGGCCGAGGCCAAAGCCAAGAAGGTCGTTGTCAAG AAGGTGGCTGACGAAAAGGGGGCCAAGGCACGGAAAGGCACCACCAAAGGGAAGAAGGAAGACAGCCCTGCCCAGAACGGTGACGCCAAGACTAACGAG ATCTTTGTCTGTCGTCCATCTGTTAGTGTGTCTTCCATCAGAAACTCAGTTCCCTCCACCATGTCAGTGCGAGGGCAGAGCGAGACAGTCAGAGTGAAGG GCAACTGA